The Engraulis encrasicolus isolate BLACKSEA-1 chromosome 4, IST_EnEncr_1.0, whole genome shotgun sequence genome includes a window with the following:
- the fezf1 gene encoding fez family zinc finger protein 1, with translation MNTALYHSAGLFSSPSASGSLTAGGNMITTAKPLAFSIERIMARTPEPKSIQLPNVFHAPGGNADPKQALSVNPSSLHCMIPFVPLAYEPGHKLHLNGLDTNHFEASSCNSNDLVSIGLNYKNDHSDVTPTVGQYKLFRPRVVNQASFHAMGAICYLNCGENSCPPPTGIVNIHPMASYFFNSPLQGRQRAAASEKSKVGHGGDRYQSGVSFKDLSQTRLQQYMKESAQILTEKLFKTSSKLNGSPQSKPKVFTCEVCGKVFNAHYNLTRHMPVHTGARPFVCKVCGKGFRQASTLCRHKIIHTQEKPHKCNQCGKAFNRSSTLNTHARIHAGYKPFICEFCGKGFHQKGNYKNHKLTHSGEKQFKCNICNKAFHQVYNLTFHMHTHNDKKPFTCPTCGKGFCRNFDLKKHIRKLHDASPGPQSPCALPHINTENRRD, from the exons ATGAACACTGCGCTGTATCACTCAGCGGGATTATTCAGCTCGCCATCGGCTTCTGGAAGCTTAACGGCGGGAGGAAACATGATCACCACGGCCAAGCCGCTCGCCTTCTCAATCGAAAGGATTATGGCTAGGACACCGGAACCAAAGTCGATACAACTCCCCAACGTGTTCCATGCGCCCGGGGGGAACGCGGACCCAAAGCAGGCGCTCAGCGTGAACCCTTCATCACTGCACTGTATGATTCCCTTCGTGCCACTCGCCTACGAGCCGGGCCACAAACTTCACCTCAACGGACTGGATACAAACCACTTTGAAGCCTCTTCGTGCAACTCCAACGACTTGGTGAGCATCGGTTTGAACTACAAAAACGACCATTCTGATGTGACCCCAACGGTGGGGCAGTATAAACTTTTCCGGCCGCGAGTGGTCAACCAAGCATCCTTTCACGCCATGGGTGCGATATGCTACCTGAACTGCGGCGAGAACTCGTGTCCGCCGCCGACAGGCATAGTGAACATCCACCCTATGGCCTCGTACTTTTTCAACTCTCCACTGCAAGGCCGCCAGAGAGCTGCTGCGTCTGAGAAGAGCAAGGTTGGCCACGGCGGCGACAGGTACCAGTCCGGGGTGTCCTTCAAAGACCTGTCCCAAACTCGGCTGCAGCAGTACATGAAAGAGAGCGCACAGATATTGACGGAGAAGCTTTTTAAAACCTCCTCAAAACTCAACGGATCTCCACAAAGCAAGCCAAAAGTGTTTACATGTGAAGTCTGTGGCAAG GTTTTCAATGCCCACTATAACCTGACGCGTCACATGCCAGTGCACACAGGAGCCAGACCTTTTGTGTGCAAGGTCTGCGGCAAAGGATTTCGCCAAGCTAGTACTCTCTGTCGCCATAAAATTATACATACTCAG GAAAAACCTCACAAGTGTAACCAGTGCGGGAAAGCCTTCAATCGAAGTTCAACTCTCAACACACATGCCCGGATTCACGCGGGTTACAAGCCTTTCATCTGTGAATTCTGTGGGAAGGGCTTTCATCAGAAAG gcaaCTACAAGAACCACAAGCTGACTCACAGTGGCGAGAAGCAGTTCAAGTGTAATATTTGCAACAAGGCTTTCCACCAAGTGTACAACCTTACGTtccatatgcacacgcacaacgACAAGAAACCCTTCACCTGCCCCACCTGCGGCAAAGGGTTCTGCCGGAACTTTGATCTGAAAAAGCACATTAGAAAACTACATGACGCCTCCCCCGGACCCCAATCGCCTTGCGCGCTCCCGCACATCAATACAGAAAATCGCCGGGACTGA